The Carassius gibelio isolate Cgi1373 ecotype wild population from Czech Republic chromosome A19, carGib1.2-hapl.c, whole genome shotgun sequence genome segment GTTTGGACGCACCTGATCGGCACGCTAGTGGTCCTCGCGAGAACTGCGCGGTTTACCGAAACCATCGATTTCGTGAACGACCCTCATTCTTGGCCTCTTTTAATCCTGCTGTTGTCCTCAGCGAGCTACTTGACCTTCAGCACCGTGGCCCACCTGCTGGCGGCCAAATCTGAGCTGTGTCATTACGGCTTCTTCTACCTGGATTACGTGGGAGTGGCGCTGTATCAGTATGGCAGTGCAGTGGTGCACTACTACTACGCCATTGAGGAAAGCTGGCACGCATGTGTACGAGGTTTCTTCATGCCTATTGCTAGCTTCCTGTGCTGCCTgtcttgcttcggctgctgttaCGGGAAATATCGCAACTACAGCCTTCCTCCCTGGGTTCGCAAAGTCGGCCAGGTGGTGCCTTCAGCCGCTGCTTACGTTTGGGACACCAGTCCTGTGTTTCATCGCTTTATCGTCTGGTTTCTGTCTTGGATGAGGGGCGACTTCATAAACAGTCCTGCTCTGCTCTTTCACTTTGGCCAAGTGGCGTTTTTTCTTTCCAGTGCTTTTTTCTTCACCCAGCCTGTTCCCGAGCGCTGGTTCCCAGGGCACTGTGACATCTTAGGTCAGGGTCATCAGCTGTTCCACGTGCTGATGGTTCTGTGTACAGTCTGCCAGATCCACGCTTCATATCTGGACTACTTCAACCGCAGAGACCCCTACGTGAAACTCCATGCTGATGGCGAGGCGTTGTTCTTCGTCGCACTCTTCATTTTAACACTAATCACCTCTGCTCTGATAGCTTTGTATATGCTCACGAAAGTAAAAAGATTACAGGGAAAAACTAAGTAAAGAATAGGAATAGTTTGTCCTGCTCTTTAATAGTGGATGGTCAGCATTCTGTCAATGAGTATTTGAGTTATGGGCTAATGAAAAGGTTTATTCAAGTCCACATAGGCTTTAGCTAACGATGTTTCCTGATCAATATTCTTGTTGGTTCTCTAACAACATTCCTATCATCAAACTTAGATTTTACAGTGTTAGGTTTGgggtctgtatttgtgtgtgctgttCAAGGACTGAACTTTGAGCAAATGCTTAAAGCTCAAACCGATCATCATCTGTGTTAGTATTTTTAGtatgtgtttttaatgaaaaagctTCTGTTAAAGCGATAGTACACTAAACAAttctaattctgtcatcattcactttctttcttctagAGAAGAACAAAAAGCAGgtactttgaagaatgttggtaaccgaaCAGTTCTGGCCATTGACGTTTGTTTCCACAAAATACATGTTGCACAAGAGAGCAAATGATGACAAGATTTCCATTCCATtgttttgggagaactatcccttcgATGTGTCTTACTTCAGTTACACACCAGCCAGCAAGTAAACACTAAAGAAACCAGCGTGCAGTATTGAGAATATGGAAAAAGATAGAAATATTTAGGTGTTTAGATGTCTGTTTGACTTGAAGTGTGTAAATTCGAATTTGTAGATTGTGTTAAGAATGCTGTCTCTTTTATATAAACTAAATAATGCACTGTTATACTGTCAATCATCAGATTAGCTTTGAGGAAGTAAAAAAATGACAATCAAGTCTTAATTTCTATATCAATGATTCTGAGATGtttgttctgtctgtctgctaAAGAGGGACAGTATTACCAATGCAGTCATGATCACTGCTGTGCCTTAATGAGTATTTTAGATGAACCTCAGTAATTCATATCACACATATCTTGTGTAACTGATAACAAACAGTAGTACTATATTACTGAGATGGTTGTATTTGTTTTGAATGACCAGTGTACTGATTTTCTTTCTAGTGTTATTGCACTTTACCAAACAAAGCAGTGCCTACTTACAGTATAACCCGGGCTCATTTGTGTGGATGTTAGAGGAAAAGGCAATGCAGAAATACATTTATGCTTTCACCAGGTCAACGTTTGTAACTGTCGT includes the following:
- the paqr7a gene encoding progestin and adipoQ receptor family member VII, a encodes the protein MATIVMERIGRLFINLQQVGRVPQMLTEALPSTADTLRDTEVPWFFRERYIHSGYRPLHQNWRYYFLSLLQRHNETVNVWTHLIGTLVVLARTARFTETIDFVNDPHSWPLLILLLSSASYLTFSTVAHLLAAKSELCHYGFFYLDYVGVALYQYGSAVVHYYYAIEESWHACVRGFFMPIASFLCCLSCFGCCYGKYRNYSLPPWVRKVGQVVPSAAAYVWDTSPVFHRFIVWFLSWMRGDFINSPALLFHFGQVAFFLSSAFFFTQPVPERWFPGHCDILGQGHQLFHVLMVLCTVCQIHASYLDYFNRRDPYVKLHADGEALFFVALFILTLITSALIALYMLTKVKRLQGKTK